GTTTCAGATCGCGATTGGTGGCGGCGATCAGGCGAACATCAACCGAAATAACTTTGCTGCCCCCCAAGCGCTCTATTTCGCGCTCCTGTAACACCCGCAACAGTTTCGGCTGAAGCTCTAAAGGAATATCCCCCACTTCATCCAGAAACAGCGTGCTCTTATCCGCCATCTCGAAACGCCCCTGCCGCTGACTTGTCGCGCCGGTAAACGCGCCTTTTTCATGCCCGAACAGATCGCTTTCCAATAATCCGGAAGGGATCGCCGCGCAATTCATTTTCACCATCCGTTTCGCCTTGCGCGGACTCAAACTATGGATAGCCCGCGCGATCAGTTCTTTCCCGGTTCCGGTTTCCCCCAGAATAAGCACCGTACTATCGCTGCCGGCCACCATTTCCACCTGTTCCAGTACCTGACGAATGGCGGCGCTACGGCCAATGATTTCACCAAAGGCGCCGTCGCCCTGACTTTGAATATGTTCCGTCAACTGTTCGGTCAGATAAAAATTTTCGTGGATCAGACTGTCTTTCAGGCGGGTAATTTGCTCATAGGCCAGCGCGTTATCCAGCGCAATCGCGATGCGCGACGCAATCTGACTCAGGAGTTTCATCTCTGCATCATTGACCGATAGCGCAATACCGTGAGCCAGTTCCAGCACGCCCAGCACGCGACTGCCGAAAGCCAGCGGCAGCAGGCAGGCATGATTTAATCCGCTGTCAAACCACTGCGCCAGATAACGTGGCTGACCGGGTTGGGTAATTCGATCCCCGTTATTGATGAGCATCGGCTTATTGTTGCGCATGACGTCCGCCGCCAGCGTATCGGAAAGCGCCTGTTCGCCTTCCCGCCACTGCGGCGCATGCCCTGAAAGGTAATGGGTGGCGTAATATTTCAGCGTCTTGTCGTCGTCATCGCTATCCCTGAATGCCAGGGCCACAAAGTCGATATGAAAAAAGCGGTGGATCTCTTTTGAAATTTCCTGGGCCAGCGCTTTCAGCTCCAGTTTGGAAATAACGGTGTTAGTCACATCAACCAGAATGCGGTAATGATCGCGTTCATGGCGTAGCGTCTCTTCTTCACGCCGCGCCAGCTCGCGTTCGCTGATATTCTCCAGCGCCAGCGTAATCACACCGGATAGCGCCTGAAAAAAAGCGATTTCACTGTCATCGAACCGGCTGCCGTCCGTTTTTATGAACTCAATGCCCCCCAAAGCGCGGTGCGGCGTCAATAACGGCAGTTGGCAATAGTCGCTGAGTCCGGCGTAGGCCGGTTGATCCATCAGGTGGGGAAAATCGTGCTGGAAATGAACTTTGTCGCAATGCAGCAGCGTATGGGTATTCCATACCACGCCGCCCGGACCATCCAATAGCAGCAGGGTTTCTTCGTTACAGCGCGTTTTATTCGTGTCGCGGTCATGGTAATAAAACGAAGTTTGATTATGCAGCGGATCGATCAATAAGAGATTGACCCGGCCAAACCGTACGACAGAAAAAGAGAGGCTATCCAGCACCTGCAACAGTGAATCGATACTGCGCTGCTGCAACAATGTCTGCGACACCTTCAGCAAAGTGTCCTGCCACAGAATCGACAACCGTGATGGAAAATCCGTCAGCCTTATCGCCATAACAACCAGAATAAATCACCATGAACAACGTGGTTAATAGTGTAGGAGTTAACAGACAAAAATCCTATGTCGCCATGCCAATAGGTTGATCTGAATCGTACTTAAAAGACCTATTCCACACATAAGAAGCAGAACCCCTTACTCGTTTCAGTACGCCTTGAACGCCATGTTAGCGGCAACGGCGTCTGGCGCCATACTCAAATAATTCTTATTGGTCATTTATCAATTAACATAAATTCCACTTTTACTTATCAAAACAAAACAATTACTCCCCATTTCGTTATTCTTATTGGATAAATAACGAGCAGCGGTAATTACTTTATTTTGAATATAATATTTATAGCTGGACAGATGCATAATCTCTTGGTAGAGAGCGGGAAATTAAATTGGCATAAAAAAACCGGCAGAAGGTGGATTTTAAATAAAATTCTATTTACTGCTAATGTTGTCATTATCATAAGAAAATCTTATAATTTGGCGCAATGATATTGCCGCACAAAAACCAATTTTTTCAACCTTTTGTTTTTTATCCCTTTTATTCATATCTTATCTAAAGATGTTTACGCCCATATTGCCCGCCATCGTCATGGTCAACTTATAAACATGTTTTTTTTGGCATCAAGTTGCTATAATTTGCATCCCGTCACACAGAAAAAAACGGTAAAAGACAAGAATCAATGTAATATCAGGCAGTCAGACACAACACCCAATAACAGTAAGGGCGTTGGATTAGTGCGTTCAAGGGATACGCATTGCTCCGCCACGCGACAATAATACTGTGTGTTGTCTGAGTCTATTCACCAACATGAGGTTAATATGCAAAGGCAGAAGTTAGTTATACAGATAGCCGTCGCTATCATATTAGGGATATTTATTGGATGGCTGTGTCATCAATATCTTGATGGCGGACGTGCGAAAGAAATTGCCTCTTATTTCAATATGGTTACCGACATTTTCCTGCGCTTGATCAAGATGATTATTGCGCCGCTGGTATTCGCCACGCTGGTTTCCGGCCTGGCCAGCATGGGAAATTCATCCGCGGTTGGACGCATTGGCCTGAAGGCCATGATCTGGTTTGTCACCGCATCCGTTCTTTCTCTGCTCATCGGCATGGTGCTGGCCAATTTCTTCCAGCCCGGCGCCGGTATGAATCTGGAAGTCCCAGCCAGTACCGCGCATGTCGCTACCGGCCTGAATACCGATGGCTTTACGCTTAAGAGTTTCATCAGCCATATTTTCCCCAGAAGTATCGTGGAAGCGATGGCGAACAATGAAATCCTGCAAATTCTGGTGTTCTCGCTGTTCTTTGGTTCAGCGCTTGCCTACGTGAAACACAAAAACAAAAACGCAAGCGTAATCGCATCCACGATCGAAGAACTGGCCAAGATTATGTTCCGCGTGACGGACTACGTGATGGGGCTGGCCCCTATCGCGGTATTTGCCGCCATCGCATCCGCCATTACCACTCAGGGACTGGGTCT
This window of the Brenneria goodwinii genome carries:
- the flhA gene encoding formate hydrogenlyase transcriptional activator FlhA — protein: MAIRLTDFPSRLSILWQDTLLKVSQTLLQQRSIDSLLQVLDSLSFSVVRFGRVNLLLIDPLHNQTSFYYHDRDTNKTRCNEETLLLLDGPGGVVWNTHTLLHCDKVHFQHDFPHLMDQPAYAGLSDYCQLPLLTPHRALGGIEFIKTDGSRFDDSEIAFFQALSGVITLALENISERELARREEETLRHERDHYRILVDVTNTVISKLELKALAQEISKEIHRFFHIDFVALAFRDSDDDDKTLKYYATHYLSGHAPQWREGEQALSDTLAADVMRNNKPMLINNGDRITQPGQPRYLAQWFDSGLNHACLLPLAFGSRVLGVLELAHGIALSVNDAEMKLLSQIASRIAIALDNALAYEQITRLKDSLIHENFYLTEQLTEHIQSQGDGAFGEIIGRSAAIRQVLEQVEMVAGSDSTVLILGETGTGKELIARAIHSLSPRKAKRMVKMNCAAIPSGLLESDLFGHEKGAFTGATSQRQGRFEMADKSTLFLDEVGDIPLELQPKLLRVLQEREIERLGGSKVISVDVRLIAATNRDLKQMVADREYRSDLYYRLNVFPIVIPPLRERPEDIPLLAKFFTRKIARRMNRTIDSIPSEMLRQLSKLPWPGNVRELENVIERAVILTKGTTLNLQLAELQHHLSPLDTPKPSPAAAKGVPEPSPVMEDDDEESERQRIIRVLKETNGIVAGPKGAAAKLGLKRTTLLSRMQRMGISVKAIEDME
- a CDS encoding dicarboxylate/amino acid:cation symporter, which produces MQRQKLVIQIAVAIILGIFIGWLCHQYLDGGRAKEIASYFNMVTDIFLRLIKMIIAPLVFATLVSGLASMGNSSAVGRIGLKAMIWFVTASVLSLLIGMVLANFFQPGAGMNLEVPASTAHVATGLNTDGFTLKSFISHIFPRSIVEAMANNEILQILVFSLFFGSALAYVKHKNKNASVIASTIEELAKIMFRVTDYVMGLAPIAVFAAIASAITTQGLGLLYDFGKLIGEFYLGLIILWTVLFLVGYAFLGKPIFTLGKLIREPTMLAFATASSESAYPKTMEALTKFGVPKKITSFVLPLGYSFNLDGSMMYQSFAILFIAQAYNIDLSMTQQILILLTLMITSKGMAGVARASVVVVAATLPMFSLPEAGILLIIGIDQFLDMGRTATNVIGNSISTAVVAKLENSIGEPEEEEDEEIEYEEANASR